Proteins encoded within one genomic window of Guyparkeria hydrothermalis:
- a CDS encoding LysM peptidoglycan-binding domain-containing protein — protein MRSTKGLPLALALAGLVPFTAILSGCAGIDEDDVINPREPHAAEALPLGAERGPVKRTLTAEETRDQFRDLSAKDYVVKEGDTLWSIANHFLKDPYYWPEIWYANPDIANPHRIYPGDHISIVFVGDRPRLAVGLRPHIRYEALPPAVSAVPLELVRPFLSYDQVLNEEDFEAAPYILANREGSLNASTGDTIYARPGLDGERQHFAVVEQGKELRDGRTDELLGYRAIFKGEASLIEAGDPATLELRDTVREVEAGNRLVEMTPEAFTSDVAPQIPAFPIDARIILLPDAITQVGNQQVIIIDRGAEAGVSAGDLLQISKRGRVVEDRFAPKETTENGREAMHGPAVRLPDYPIGTAMVFRVYERVSYALVIQASKPVHAGDLAQTPTQDNSR, from the coding sequence ATGAGATCGACCAAAGGACTCCCCCTGGCACTCGCGCTCGCGGGCCTCGTGCCGTTCACCGCAATCCTTTCAGGCTGCGCCGGCATCGACGAAGACGATGTCATCAACCCGCGAGAGCCCCACGCGGCCGAGGCCTTGCCGTTGGGCGCCGAGCGCGGCCCGGTCAAGCGCACGCTGACCGCCGAGGAAACCCGCGACCAATTCCGCGACCTCTCCGCCAAGGATTACGTGGTCAAGGAAGGCGACACCCTCTGGTCGATCGCCAACCACTTCCTCAAGGACCCGTACTACTGGCCGGAGATCTGGTACGCCAACCCGGACATCGCCAACCCGCACCGCATCTACCCGGGCGACCACATCAGCATCGTGTTCGTCGGCGACCGGCCGCGGCTGGCCGTGGGCCTGCGCCCGCACATCCGCTACGAGGCGCTACCGCCGGCCGTTTCCGCCGTACCGCTCGAGCTGGTGCGCCCGTTCCTCAGCTACGACCAGGTGCTGAACGAGGAGGACTTCGAAGCCGCCCCGTACATCCTGGCCAATCGCGAAGGGTCGTTGAACGCGAGCACCGGTGACACCATCTACGCCCGGCCTGGCCTCGACGGCGAACGACAGCATTTCGCCGTGGTGGAACAGGGCAAGGAGTTGCGTGACGGTCGCACCGACGAACTGCTGGGCTACCGCGCCATCTTCAAGGGTGAAGCCAGCCTGATCGAGGCCGGCGATCCGGCCACGCTGGAACTGCGCGACACGGTGCGCGAAGTCGAGGCGGGCAACCGCCTGGTCGAAATGACGCCGGAGGCCTTCACCAGCGACGTCGCCCCGCAGATCCCGGCGTTCCCGATCGATGCCCGCATCATCCTGCTGCCGGACGCGATCACACAGGTCGGCAACCAGCAGGTGATCATCATCGACCGCGGCGCGGAGGCTGGGGTCTCCGCAGGCGACCTGCTGCAGATCAGCAAGCGCGGGCGCGTCGTCGAGGATCGCTTCGCGCCAAAGGAAACCACCGAAAACGGTCGCGAGGCCATGCATGGCCCAGCCGTCCGCCTGCCGGACTACCCGATCGGCACCGCCATGGTCTTCCGTGTCTACGAGCGGGTCAGCTACGCGCTGGTGATCCAGGCCAGCAAGCCGGTCCATGCCGGCGACCTGGCGCAGACCCCGACGCAGGACAACAGTCGCTGA
- the def gene encoding peptide deformylase, which yields MSLRDILIYPDERLREIARPVDSFEPALAELVDDMFETMYQERGIGLAATQIDEHRRLFVADVSEDRSGALAFVNPEILAREGTVESEEGCLSIPGINETIARAERIRVRAQDAKGKTFEQDLEGLLAICFQHELDHLEGRLFIDYLSPLKQQRIRKKMQKAARRERV from the coding sequence ATGAGTCTGCGAGACATCCTCATCTACCCCGACGAGCGACTGCGCGAGATCGCCCGTCCAGTCGACTCCTTCGAGCCGGCACTGGCCGAGCTGGTCGACGACATGTTCGAGACCATGTATCAGGAGCGTGGCATCGGTCTCGCTGCCACGCAGATCGACGAGCACCGCCGGCTGTTCGTTGCCGACGTGAGCGAGGATCGCAGCGGTGCCTTGGCGTTCGTCAACCCGGAGATCCTCGCCCGCGAGGGCACGGTCGAGTCGGAGGAGGGCTGCCTGTCGATTCCCGGCATCAACGAGACCATCGCCCGGGCCGAGCGGATCCGCGTGCGCGCCCAGGACGCGAAAGGCAAGACCTTCGAGCAGGACCTGGAGGGGCTGCTGGCGATCTGCTTTCAGCATGAGCTCGATCACCTCGAGGGGCGCCTGTTCATCGACTATCTCTCGCCGCTCAAGCAGCAGCGCATTCGCAAGAAGATGCAGAAGGCCGCGCGCCGGGAGCGCGTATGA
- the fmt gene encoding methionyl-tRNA formyltransferase, which translates to MTLRVVYCGTPDFAVPALEALARLDEVAGEPVELVAAYTQPDRPAGRGKKLTASPVKQAALGLDLPVEQPLSLRDEDAQARLAEYRPDLLVVAAYGLILPQSVLDLPRLGAINIHASLLPRWRGAAPINRAIEAGDTETGITIMQMEAGLDTGPMWHKLPEPIHADDTAATLHDRLAPLGATALIEALPRIVRGEGAPEPQDDAESCYAAKLAKAEGRVDWREPAELIERRVRAFNPWPVAQTMLEGQPLRLWGARLADGSDGVTPGEVVAVTADGIVVQTGRGGLELTRVQRAGGRPIAAADFARGRSLEGVRLGE; encoded by the coding sequence ATGACCCTTCGTGTCGTTTACTGCGGGACGCCGGACTTCGCCGTGCCCGCGCTGGAGGCCTTGGCGCGCCTCGACGAGGTCGCCGGCGAACCCGTCGAACTGGTCGCCGCCTACACCCAGCCGGATCGACCGGCGGGACGTGGCAAGAAGCTTACCGCCTCGCCGGTCAAACAGGCTGCGCTCGGGCTCGACCTACCGGTGGAGCAGCCGCTCTCGCTGCGCGACGAGGATGCCCAGGCCCGTCTGGCCGAGTATCGCCCCGATCTGCTGGTCGTTGCCGCCTACGGGCTGATCCTGCCACAGAGCGTGCTCGACCTGCCGCGCCTCGGCGCGATCAACATCCACGCCTCGCTGCTGCCGCGCTGGCGGGGTGCGGCACCGATCAACCGTGCCATCGAGGCGGGTGATACCGAGACCGGCATCACCATCATGCAGATGGAGGCCGGGCTGGATACGGGACCGATGTGGCACAAGCTGCCCGAACCGATCCACGCCGACGACACGGCCGCCACCCTGCACGACCGGCTTGCGCCCCTGGGTGCCACGGCACTGATCGAGGCATTGCCGCGCATCGTGCGCGGTGAAGGCGCGCCGGAGCCGCAGGATGACGCGGAGAGCTGCTATGCCGCCAAGCTCGCCAAGGCGGAAGGGCGCGTCGACTGGCGCGAGCCGGCCGAGCTGATCGAGCGTCGGGTGCGCGCTTTCAATCCCTGGCCGGTCGCTCAGACGATGCTCGAGGGTCAGCCGCTGCGCCTTTGGGGTGCGCGCCTTGCCGATGGCAGTGATGGCGTGACGCCGGGCGAAGTTGTCGCGGTCACGGCAGACGGTATCGTCGTCCAGACGGGGCGTGGCGGCCTCGAGTTGACCCGCGTACAGCGGGCGGGCGGCCGACCGATCGCCGCGGCGGATTTCGCGCGTGGACGGTCTCTGGAGGGGGTGCGGCTTGGCGAATAG